In Anaerolineales bacterium, the following proteins share a genomic window:
- the gcvPB gene encoding aminomethyl-transferring glycine dehydrogenase subunit GcvPB: MVNSSASSTEQKNAVPPLSATIVEPTIFDLSSRGRVGVRMPESDVPAAEPPPQHLLRPELPLPELAEVDVVRHYMRLSKFNYSVDGGFYPLGSCTMKYNPKINEDVCRLPGFLFTHPLQPIETVQGNLALMYQLQEWLKEIAGFAAVTLQPAAGAHGEFTGVLMMRAYHKSRGDDKRVKMLIPDAAHGTNPASVGMMGMTVVTIPSDERGNVDLKALEAACDDTVVGMMLTNPNTLGLFDENIEKVIALVHGCGGLMYGDGANLNALLGIVRPGDLGFDVMHFNLHKTFAVPHGGGGPGVGPVGVAARLADFLPEPLVGILEEGDDDKDMPPLYGYVKPAKSIGRMKAFHGHFGGGFVRSFTYIAMHGPDGLKDIAQYAVLNANYLQARLRDTYHIPFDRICMHEFVAEGQFEGSDVRALDISKRLMDYNFHPPTNYFPLIVHEALMIEPTETENKDTLDAFAETMIKIAEEAKSNSAIVKSAPNNTQFGRMDEVKAARELVLCCWLPEGYDLDG; encoded by the coding sequence ATGGTTAACAGTAGCGCTTCGTCTACGGAACAGAAGAACGCTGTTCCTCCGCTCAGCGCGACTATCGTGGAGCCGACGATCTTTGACTTATCCTCACGTGGACGCGTCGGCGTACGGATGCCCGAATCAGACGTCCCTGCGGCTGAACCGCCTCCCCAACATTTGCTGCGTCCCGAACTGCCGCTTCCCGAACTCGCCGAAGTGGACGTTGTCCGCCACTACATGCGTCTCTCGAAATTCAATTACAGTGTAGACGGCGGCTTTTATCCGCTTGGCTCATGCACGATGAAATACAACCCGAAGATCAATGAAGACGTGTGCCGCCTGCCTGGATTTTTATTCACGCATCCTCTGCAACCGATCGAGACCGTGCAAGGCAACTTGGCGTTGATGTATCAATTGCAAGAGTGGCTGAAAGAGATCGCTGGCTTCGCCGCAGTGACGCTGCAACCTGCCGCTGGCGCGCATGGAGAATTTACGGGCGTGTTGATGATGCGCGCGTATCACAAGTCGCGAGGCGACGATAAGCGCGTGAAGATGCTCATCCCCGACGCCGCGCATGGGACGAACCCAGCGTCAGTGGGCATGATGGGCATGACCGTTGTGACGATTCCATCTGACGAGCGCGGCAACGTGGACTTGAAAGCGCTCGAAGCCGCGTGCGACGATACGGTCGTCGGCATGATGCTCACCAACCCGAACACGCTCGGACTGTTCGATGAAAATATCGAGAAGGTGATTGCGCTGGTGCATGGATGCGGCGGCTTGATGTATGGCGACGGCGCAAACTTGAACGCGTTGCTCGGCATTGTCCGCCCTGGCGATCTGGGCTTCGACGTGATGCACTTCAACTTGCACAAAACGTTTGCCGTCCCACACGGCGGCGGCGGACCTGGCGTCGGTCCCGTCGGCGTCGCGGCGCGTCTCGCCGACTTTTTACCTGAGCCACTCGTCGGCATCCTCGAAGAGGGCGATGATGACAAGGACATGCCTCCGTTATACGGGTATGTCAAGCCTGCCAAATCCATCGGGCGCATGAAAGCCTTCCACGGACATTTCGGCGGCGGCTTCGTCCGTTCGTTCACTTACATCGCCATGCACGGACCCGACGGACTCAAAGACATCGCTCAATATGCGGTGCTGAACGCCAACTACCTGCAAGCAAGATTGCGCGACACGTATCACATTCCGTTTGATCGAATCTGCATGCACGAGTTCGTGGCGGAGGGACAATTTGAAGGCTCAGATGTTCGGGCGTTGGATATTTCAAAACGCCTGATGGACTACAACTTCCACCCACCCACAAACTACTTCCCGCTCATCGTCCACGAAGCGCTGATGATCGAACCGACCGAAACCGAAAACAAAGACACGCTCGATGCCTTCGCTGAGACGATGATCAAGATTGCCGAGGAAGCGAAGTCCAATTCCGCCATCGTCAAGTCTGCGCCGAATAATACACAGTTCGGTCGCATGGATGAGGTCAAGGCGGCGAGGGAGTTGGTGTTGTGTTGTTGGTTGCCTGAGGGGTATGATTTGGATGGGTAA
- a CDS encoding DUF2726 domain-containing protein — MANEKLAFIKGPLKLLGLSDESVDKVVDFISDLLFEKDEKSSKVEFPYHQVDAFVSPAELNFFFNLKSVVGETAQIFSKVKLSDLFYAKTGDFGKNRSYNNRIDRKHVDFLLCDPKTLKPILGIELDDKSHQRADRQERDDFVNHVFEAAKLPLMHVSAQRSYSQSELQSKLSTYLSGDQINKKQSEPVQETSPRCPKCGSAMVIKTARQGKRKGKDFWGCTKYPDCDGVVNVDK, encoded by the coding sequence ATGGCAAACGAAAAATTAGCTTTTATCAAAGGTCCGCTAAAACTTTTAGGGTTATCAGATGAATCAGTTGATAAGGTTGTTGACTTTATTTCTGATTTACTTTTCGAAAAAGACGAAAAATCATCCAAGGTTGAATTTCCATATCATCAGGTAGATGCCTTCGTTTCGCCTGCAGAATTAAATTTCTTTTTTAATCTTAAATCTGTCGTTGGGGAAACAGCACAAATATTTTCAAAGGTAAAGCTCAGCGATTTGTTCTATGCTAAAACAGGTGATTTCGGTAAAAACCGTTCATACAACAACCGAATTGACCGTAAACACGTGGATTTCCTTTTGTGCGACCCCAAGACTCTGAAACCTATTTTAGGAATTGAACTGGACGACAAAAGCCATCAACGAGCCGACCGACAAGAACGCGATGATTTTGTCAATCACGTTTTTGAAGCCGCAAAATTGCCACTGATGCATGTTTCCGCGCAAAGAAGTTATTCCCAAAGCGAACTACAATCCAAACTGTCGACTTATTTATCAGGCGATCAAATTAACAAAAAGCAATCTGAACCCGTTCAAGAAACTTCACCACGATGCCCTAAATGCGGAAGCGCAATGGTAATCAAGACAGCCAGACAAGGAAAACGCAAAGGTAAAGATTTTTGGGGATGCACGAAATATCCTGACTGTGATGGGGTTGTAAATGTTGATAAATGA